DNA from Microbacterium sp. BLY:
GGACGACTCCGCGACCGTGCAGGGCACCTTGCCCGGTGGGGTCTCGGTGCTGCGTCGCGGCAAGAAGACGCTCGCGGGCGTCTTCCTCGCCTGACCCGGAGCGCGAATGCCGTTCACGCCGAGCCATGCGATCGTCGCGCTGCCTTTCGTGCGCACGCCGCTCGTCCCGGCGCCGATCGCGATCGGCGCGATGACTCCCGACATCTCGCTGTTCCTGCGTAACGTCGGGCTGAACTACGGGTTCCTGCATGATCCGGTCAACATCGTGTGGACGACGCTGCTCGCCCTCGGACTGTTCCTGATCTGGCGGGTGCTGTTGCGTCCGGCCGCCCCGGAGCTCGTCCCCGCCTGGGTGGCGGAGCGACTTCCCGACGGTTGGCGCGTCGGGGGTCTCCGCGCGGCGACCGAGGCACTGCGTCGAGATGATCGCGCGCGGTACCGGGCGGTCCGGCCGCTGTATCCATTCCTGCTCCTGCTGTCGGCGATGCTCGGGGTGCTGTCGCACATCCTGTGGGACGCCTTCACCCATGAGTCGCGGTGGGGAGTGGATCTGCTTCCGGCGCTCGGGAGCGCCTGGGGTCCGTTCGACGGCTACAAGTGGCTGCAGTACGGATCCAGCGCGCTCGGCCTGCTCGGCCTCGCGATCTGGGCGGCGCTCTGGCTGCGCCGCGCGACGCCGCGGACGAATCCGGCGCGGGTCCTGCCCGGCGCGGTGCGGATCCTCTGGTGGATCTCGCTGCCGGTGATCCTCCTCGCTGCCTGGGTGGTCGGCCTCGTCGCCTTCGGACCGCTGTCGCCGGAGTTCACGGTGGCGCACCTCGCGTACCGCGTGCTCCCTCCCGCGTGTGCGGTGTGGGGCGCGATCACCCTCGTCCTCTGCGTCGCGCTCACCGTGCGGCGGCCGCGCGACGCGGACTGACGCGGCACCGCCTGCCGGCGCTCGCGCCCGGTGGATGCGGGGCACTCACCAGCGCGGGTCGTCCGCTCCCCACGGATGGGGCGGGGCGAAGGTCAGGCCGGGGAGCGCCGAAGCCGCCGTCACGATCGGTGTTCCCGCGACGTCGAACCGTGCGAGGTGGGCGGATGCGTCGCCGTCGGCCACCGGATCGGCGTTCGCTGACCGAGGCATGCCGAGCAGCTCTGCCGCGATCCGGCGGAGCGAAGTCCGCACGATGCGGGATCGTCCGTCGCGTTCCCTGAGCAGGTGCGTGAGGGCGGCAGCCAGGAGATACCCGCTGCTGTGGTCGAGCGCTTGGGCGGGCAACGCGCCCGGCCGGCCGTCGTTCCCTTCGATCAGCGCGATGCCGCTCTCCGCCTGCACGAGGCTGTCGAAGCCGGCGCGATCGGGCTGATCCGTGCCCCAGGCGCTGAGCTCGGCGACGAGGAGGCCGGGATGGCGCGCGGCGAGGTCGGCGGGGGACAGGCCCATGCGGTCCAGCGCAGCGGGGCGGTACCCGAGCACGATCACGTCCGCGTCCTCGAGGAGCGCATGTATCGCGGGGCCGCGGGCGTCGAGGAGAGCCGTGCGCTTCCCATGACCGGTGTCGAGGTGCTGCCAGGGGAGCTCCGGAAGATGAGGGGGATCGAGGCGGAGCACGTCCGCGCCGAGGAGAGCGAGGGTCCTCGTGCACACCGGTCCCGCGATGACCCGGGTGAGATCGAGGACGCGGACGCCGGCGAGCGGAGCCGTCGCCGGCCCGTCCGCCCTGTCCCGGCTGGGATG
Protein-coding regions in this window:
- a CDS encoding DUF4184 family protein is translated as MPFTPSHAIVALPFVRTPLVPAPIAIGAMTPDISLFLRNVGLNYGFLHDPVNIVWTTLLALGLFLIWRVLLRPAAPELVPAWVAERLPDGWRVGGLRAATEALRRDDRARYRAVRPLYPFLLLLSAMLGVLSHILWDAFTHESRWGVDLLPALGSAWGPFDGYKWLQYGSSALGLLGLAIWAALWLRRATPRTNPARVLPGAVRILWWISLPVILLAAWVVGLVAFGPLSPEFTVAHLAYRVLPPACAVWGAITLVLCVALTVRRPRDAD
- a CDS encoding CoA transferase, whose protein sequence is MDSDPSSAATDLLRRVWGEIGGDTAALPRGDALRGIGSVPLASRTATGELALASVAAVTLAAGLDPLLVDPSRVAAAYRSDRYLRVDDEPPPVWAPLSGFWRSADGWIRTHGNYPHHARALRLALGIDGDAAAESIARAVSALGTDEAVSRISAAGGLAVPVRPEDRATDEAWRRSPLLDIAVGSADSARFRHPSRDRADGPATAPLAGVRVLDLTRVIAGPVCTRTLALLGADVLRLDPPHLPELPWQHLDTGHGKRTALLDARGPAIHALLEDADVIVLGYRPAALDRMGLSPADLAARHPGLLVAELSAWGTDQPDRAGFDSLVQAESGIALIEGNDGRPGALPAQALDHSSGYLLAAALTHLLRERDGRSRIVRTSLRRIAAELLGMPRSANADPVADGDASAHLARFDVAGTPIVTAASALPGLTFAPPHPWGADDPRW